The DNA window CCTCCTACCAATGGTTGGCATATTGTAAGCTAACGTGCATCAAGAGAGCGTAGTCGATATATATGATTCGTTAAAATAAGATGTACTTCTTCACTCTTAAGGCTGGTTTGAgacttataattaaaaataaaaagatctcATTTATTATTAGCTCCTTACGATGGCGAAGGGTGAGAGTATCGGCAATGAGTTCGGTCAAACTCAGTGCCAGTAATTTTggttcaaatttatatttatcccaaaaatttaaaatatgtacttattattaatttaaataaattaaaatcagaaattcattaattttaaatactGATTCCGCATCGAGCTGCTTGGTGGTGTTTCCAAGAAATTTCAAACAGCGTGGTCTGTGGTGTTTGGTGATACATAGACATGAAACACCTATGTTGACTATGAACAAGTCTGAATCATGCATGAAGGAATgatctttttttctaatttaatgtATTACTTTATTTAACTTAAAACCAAAAGTTGTTGAAGAGTTGTTTATCTGTACAAAACTATGTGGaagaatctttatttttttcttcttctggaTATTTAGTAAGTATTTAATTTGGTAAAATAGtagatatataaattaaaagtggCTTAATTTGGGAGTAAATGTCAACATTCACGCATCCTTATCAGTAATAGTGTAATACAAAAAAACATATGACTCATTTTTGGCTATTCTCATAAAGAACATCTCTCTCCACATTTGATTGatcgaaaaaaaaataataacattgcCGGCAGAAAGTACTcaatttctatttcttttttcttctttgatatTCATTTTTACTGATTCAGTATTAACTTGACATAACttttaaacaataataaatagaaTGATAACTCTTTAGATATATTGTCTCatccatttttacttgttcaccACTAAAGAtggatatttatttttatttgtccagttttaaatattaaaagataatttattacttacttttaatttatacttattattaattatagttattaCTAGAGcattgatttattatattaaaaatgtgATATAAtaacattttcattttatttatttctttgagTGTGTCATAACAATAGCGaacgagtaaaaaaaaaaaagagagagtaataaatttgtgataataaggataaattaaaaacttaagtaATAACTTATCTATTAACTTATAAACCGGACAagtaactatttttagtataatcaACCAACGAAAATGGACGGAGGGAATATAAATCAATTGAATGAAATAGTACACTTGAATATGTTTCATTCACTTgaaaattattcttattttttttaagtgtaTGGCATCAATTAACAGTTGTACAATTCAAGTGGTGCAAAAAAGAAGGCCCTACCCCGCACCCCACCTCCCATGTCGCCCACCCCCAAACACCCCCACAGCACACACCCATGGACAACTTTTGAGCACTACAAATTCAAGACCAAACCcctcattttctttcattctttgtTTGTCcttcacaaaaacaaagaagaagaaaaaaactgcaaaaaaattcatacttaaaaaaattcttttagaaTTCCACAAAATGTCAACTATAGTTTATCAAGATTTCCAGTCATATTCTGACTCGAATATCATTGAAACAACTACACTGAAGCTCAAAGTACCAACCCCAACTACTATAGTAGAAAATATCAATACTAGTAACGAAAAATGCTGGAGTTCTGTTCAAAATCTCTCATCCATCAATTATTCGAAGGAAATGGAAAACTCTTACATACACAGGCTTAATGAACATAGCCTTGCATTATGTACTGAAAATTTGGGAAGTGAAACAGGAACTGATCAAGCCATTGACAACaacattttctcattttcatCGCGAGAGTTCAAAACAGAGCAATCAAATTACAAAAAGGTGGTGATGAGTTATAAAAATACTCAAACCTCTCGAAAACTTCCACCTCTTTTAACAACGTTAAGAGGATCGAATTCTCTTCAATGTCGACCATACAGAGAAGGGGGTAGATTAGTCATTAAAGCAGTTGAGACCCCGCAAATACGTACCTATTTTCATGCTGAAAGAAGTAATGGCAGACTTAGGCTCTGTTTTCTGAATGATGAAAAATCTGTTCCAACGACCATCGATGAAGAGGACGGAGAATTGGAAGCTGAAAACGACGTATTTGAACGTGAAATTAACGATGACGAAGAACGAggagaggaagaggaagaggaagaggaggaagaagaaaatggCCTGTACATGAAAAGGGACATGGATGGAAATAATTATGATATTGAGGCTGAAATTGGAATAGTGAATTGTCAAAGGGTAAGTAGGTGCAAGGAAGGAAGGCAAGGGAAAAAGACATTTTGTGATTGGAGGAACCCTTTATGGGTGGCTACTTCCTAAAGTTTTTGTCTTTGGAACAcatcattttctattttttttttttaatccattttttttaatcctttaTGTCTCTCTCTTTATATTAGTATTATGTTGTTATATATCTTCTACTTGCATCATTATACTCACGTGGATCTAAGATGTCTATAACACAgatttaacattaaaaaaaaaaaatagatcaaaGAAAGTGCTAAGCTAGAATCGATCATATGTACTTAGCGGGCCCAATGGGTAGCCATATATAGTTTAGGGCAATCAGACACTATTTGctgaaaaattattcaaattcatAATCTCTAAATTTCCTTACCATTTAACAAATCCTCAAAACTCCCCTCTTGGATACATAACTTCCCTCTCGCTGATACCTTTCTATCCTTTCGGATACATTTCTCACCTCTCGGATACATTCCTTTCCTGATCATATCCCCTCTCTGATACATCTCTCCTCTATGTATTCGGATGTCCTATCCCCTCTCGCCTATGAATCTAGAAGTCCGAGTGATGTGTTCGGTAGTCTAGTAATAATGTATTGGAAAGTctagtgatgtatccgaaattcataaattttaagggacttttgtaatttgaaaaaaagaagtagGATAATAATGTAATTAGCTGTCAAcactatgaaatttatgtaaattatacaaaaattatattatgcatataaaaataatacgAAATATATAgaatcaaaaattattttttcatacatatataataaatcTTAGACATCCTTAATGAAATCTCTGACTTCACCACCCTACATATTATTCTTACTTTGGCCCAaagtaattttgaaatatttaaacatgaatatcatcaaataatattaaatcaattttagaaaatatatacggGTTAGTTTTAGCCGAAAGACCTACGAGCTAGTGACTGTTATTACAGTTAGTTTATATAAAGGTATGAATAACCCAAAGAGAGCAAATATGGGACCAGAATCACGTTAAGTGCAATAATTTAGCAGGGCCTAGCTTAAGGATTTTGAACAATAGGTGCACATGACATGAACATGCCCAGTTTTAACATTTACATATATATTCTcactgattttggaattttggtATCACTAATAGTTACCTTGAAAGGTAAAAAGATGAGTATTCAGACTTCAcagtatattttaattacaagTGCTTTTTAAAAAGTATAGACTGGGAGTTTGAATTGAGTTATATGATTATTTAAGAAGGGTTCTTTCGTTAGTAATTTGtatttgatcaatatttttttaaaatactactTTCAAGTGTTAAATTATAAAAGCgagcttattttttaaaaaaaaaacaaggtcATGGATGACTAATTATTATTGGAGACTTGAGATCTCAGCAGGAAATGCGAAGGTTGTAACAAGCTAACCGAGTCAGTGTGCGAACAAGTTGTGTTAGTAATATACAGTGTTGAGTTGTGGTATAGAGTCTATGTTGCATAGTTGATCAATTTACGGTTATTTGTGCATATCATTCCATATGTTGCATCTATGCTTAATTGCTAAGTTGATGGATTGATTACTTGCActgttatttccttttttatgaTCTATTGATATCATATGAATTGTATAGGGTGAAACAAGTATTTTTAAGCTCCACTTTTGCCACTATCTTTTTGGGATCGAGTATACGTTGTTTTTTGTACTCATATTACACTTGTTGCACGTGTCTTAGAGAGATTGATATATACACAGATTCCGGGTCATGAGCTACTTGGTTGACCTGCTGCATTTGGACTTCACATTTCTATATGtgtttatttgatattttcatatttggattttctacttttttagaGCTCTGGAATCATTTTGTCAGATTTAGAAATTTTATGTGTTACTTTCGTGTTTACGATTTCTTAGAAATGTACACATTTTATGACTTGTAATTGCTTTTAAATGTTCACTTCATGTCTTTTAATAAGCTAAAACTTTAAATTGATACGCCTACAAGATTGAGGTGTAGGCAGGAGTTAGCTATCCTTAGTTTAGGGTGTCCAATCGGACATCCTATCCTTTGTTGGAAAATTACATCGTATTTATAAGAAAATGATACTTTAAATGGTTAAATAACACATTCTGGACACCCTTGAAAAACAATAAAGTTTCTTAGCTCAGTGATTTCATGTGTGATCGATTCTCCTAACTGAGcttttttacattttcaaaaGAGCTCCTAATTAATTTCTTGATCATAGTTAATAAATCTgttattttgacttttgatttttttttcttttcattaaaaatttaaataaaatttaaaagtaattatttaattaaagttaatatgcaaatcctatttatttatttatttattccgTAAAGCTACTAAAAGTGAAAAgatttcatatataatttcttttaatataacaCATTTGATTctaatctttatttttcatttctcgTTATTAGTCATTAGAGGTTCGTGAAATCTTGAAGCATAAAAGTTATTTCACTCTAAACTGAATTTtgtctctctcttttttctttgcaTATTCACTTCCTAGCAAATAAACATGAAACATTAAAGCTAAATATTAtgtagtttgattttaaaatttttgatatattttttaattaaaaaaattaatcattaatGTTACGTagtttgatttataaaatttaaaggcACTCattcattaaattatttttattagctATGAAATTTATGGACACCCTTCGTACAATGTCAGGCTACGCCACTGGGTGTAGGTGTCAATTGTCATCACAACTTGAGTGATTTTGTATCGTGATAAGTTGAAATATAATCTCCACTACTATTAAAAGCACttatttcttaacaaaaatttaaacaccttcattctattaattaatgtgtttttttttttaaaaaaataataaaaagaattagcACTTAATTTTGGTCACTTTTAGTCTTTGCGACCTAGGCCAAaatagataggaaggagtggagatCGCGttttagggtagaaggttagtagggatAGAGTGTCTTACCTGTGAAGGTTTAGGCTTGTTAGTACCTGTCATAGTACTAGTCTTATATTTGTATAGTTCTTGCTTTGGTGTCTATTGTTTAAGTTGTTTATTGAGTTTCAATTATCATAATATTTTGTTACAGTTATATATTGCTTCTTTTGTCGACTGTATATTGCTTTTTTTATTTCACAGCTATGCATTCTTTCAtcgttttcttcttctattacTTGAGTTTGACTCACTAGAAtcgagggtctttcggaaacagaCTCACCACCTCCACAAGATAATGATAAGGTCTGATAGCACTCTACCCTCCCAGATCCACTTAGTGAGAGTTCATtggatatattttattttttttggccaAATAGGCTAACTTATATGCAGTAGAGTAATTATTTTCAACTCTCGTCTGACCTCTTGCTCCGATGTAATACTCCCGCGCTGACAAATGTGAAATGTCCCATGCCACCTTTCGTGAACAGCTATACCCAAGAATACATTGTGATATAGCATCGAATAAGCCACAACTCTATTTCCGACTCGAAATCCATAAAGGACTTTATCCATGGTTATTTTGGAGTGTGACACGATCCAAAACTAAGGAAATTATGTATTATCCGTACTATTGTCTGTTAAACGTCATTGTTGCTGCATTAGTCTTGGATGAATTTTCTACCTTCAATGTTGGACCAAAAGAACGTAAATGATGCTAAAATTGGGAGCATTATTAGGCGCCATCAAAGTTTAAAGTAGGACATTACCACCCAACATGGCGAAACATTAGATCTTAAAAAATCTAATATAAAGACTAAAGAATACTATAGCATGTATGTAGcatgaaaatatcaaaaagaatattatagcATGTAGCATGAAAATATCAAGACACAAAACTTACGAGTGTGAACATTTAATTTTGGCTTTAAGTCATccacttaaagttgtccgcatatttcatttagacaccttaactaggactgttacctattgaacacttaaattgtttaaaaaattacctattaaacacaaaatgctGATATGgcaaaagaagtgaaattttttggaattctgttttatttttattttgtccaaaaaaacttacactttttcttctttaattgaCACTtggaatttaaataaattaagataattttttaatatttttaaaaataataattcttaatccaaaaaagaaaaagcacCCCTATCCCCTTCAAGTCATCTTCTTccccaaattcaaattttcaaggACAACTAAAGAatctccattttttatttttgtttttttcttttctatttattttcaatattcataaaaaaaaaaactaaatcgAGTAACTGAATTTGCAAGAAAAATAACGAAAGCAGATTTTTAAACATTGGGATGAAAAAAGTAAATCGAGGTTCCATCTCCATTTTCGGTCACCTTTGAATAATTATCaccattcaaattaaattataaacccactaaacttaaaaagaatatcaaataattcgataaaattaatttaggtCCTCTTGATTTCTCCTtgcaattttcattttttttaaaacattataaaaaaattcatagttgTTGGGGTCAAGTGACACATGTCATCTTTTAATTAGTCAATTTTGCCACATCATAGCAAGTGTATCACACacactttactttttttattgattatcgAAAAAGGTCTAATAGGAACAGATTTTAGATAgataaaagtgttcaataggtaccagtcctagttgaggtgtctaagtgaattatgcagacaactttaagggatcggagatgacttaagcctttaatttttatttggttgaGACAAATGTCACAGCCGACAGGTAATGTCAAATTGCAAAAGATTTGGGCCACTCTCTTTCCTAGGCCAGTAAGATAGTGTGTATACTGTATTTAAGAAATTTGCAATCTAATACATATCAGTGAATTTAATTTGTCTGAAAAAAATAAGGCTTTATGCAAATCAAAATCGGATTAGTTGGGTCAATAGGGGATATCAAACACTTAGTCATAAAccataaaaatcatataatgAATTAAGTGTGTGAacatttgtttttttagtttcatatcAAACTATCATGTGTGTGAATTAATATCTGAActatcataaaatatttttagaaaaacacTATAACTATCCATTGTTTACTTTTCCTATTTGAAATATCATCATTGTTCAACTAGGAAAAGTGAACAATTGATAGTTGAGTTGTGTCTTGATAAACATTTAATGATAATTCAAATAGAAAACTCACAAACCTAATAGTtcagatattaaaaaaaaattgggatagtttaaaggaaaaatatgttTATGACACTCACTCTTTAGAATACGATAGAAGTTGACAGAGACAAGTTATAGAATCCAACAAGACAGGATTCAAAAAGGGAATAAAAGTAGGATGTAAAACACAActtttgttgtgaattgtgatgtATATATAGgttcaaaatttcaaacaaataacaGGAAAATTTGGGGTGTAACTGGAATTTTTGGTTAAATGGACAATTAGTGATTGCCTCCCTTTATTATCACGAGTGATATCtaaattaaagtaataatatGACTAGAGATTCTTGTAACCTCATACTAAAATATCTCCTTTGACCTAGCCTCTTTTTTACTCTTTCGAAAGATCATCTTTTTACTCTCTTGGTAACCGAACCCACAATCTTAAAATTAAAGGTGGAGGATAATTATCATCTGAACAACCTCTTCTTGTAACAGTGTGTTAATTTAAAATCGCTTTAAAATAAAGCTGAAATTTGGAATAGCAAATACTAGCATGTGAAATAAGTGCTCCACTGAAAAAACAAGTCTATTATGAAATCGTCACATCTCTATATTGTtgaattactttaaaataaatataaaaaagaggatAATTAATAATCCTTTAATATTTCCTTCATTGAAAAAAGGGGAAGATCTTTGAACTACAACTTTTTCTACTTTTAAAAGTTAAACTTTATGAAATATTGCTTCGCTCCTTTTAGTTCTCTAGAAACTTTTACATAGATGATTCAAactacttctttttttaatttcatcttcatctttttaAACAAAGgttgattcaaaatttattgttattaatATCAAACTTGTCGTATTTCTAAAATTATGAGTTTAGATCTACTATTCCCACTTATCTTGGACATCAAAAGtagatttaaatatatatattttctttttcctctctttttcttgGTGGTGGTTTTTGACAAAGCTTATGTGTATAGCATACTTCCTAAGACTTTGTCAACAACCCAAAAAGGAGGTGGACAAATTTTATCATCTACAGTATTTTCTAATTGCATTAAGGAAGATATCTGAGAAAGCCAATCGTAATAAGATGTTATAGGGTACCTCTTTTCccttttcttaaaagaaaaagaagccACAGACATCGAACATCATAAGAGAAAGTGGGCTACTTAAATTTGGCTCAGATAACATGTGAAAAAAATTTCATCTCAATCTAATAGTTTTAGAAATTATGACTAAAAAAAAAGTGCACTAAAGTTCCCGCTATGCACAAGGTTCTAGACAGGAGGGCCTAATTGTACATAGTAGGCTGTTTCCAAAGCTTTTACCCTTGACCACCTAATCACATAACAACAACTTTACCAGTTACTCCAACAACTTAAGAATTATGATCTAAAAGACATTTAGTTAGATTTCGCTTTTATGAGGTCACTTTGGTTTcaagtttttaaaaacaattcaaacctATAATTATACTTTCTGGAAAACTTAAAAGTATATcataccttcttttttttcttgaaccTTAATTTACATACCCCTATTTCTATATGAACAAAAtacttttttctcaaaaaagggATAACGTCTGCTCTGTCTTATTCATACTTGCCTATTGTGCAACTTTATATGGATGGATATTTTACTCCATCCCCCCCCCCCGGCGACGGATGGCTGTTCAAAAATGGAAGACCAACACATTTTTAAGTTGATGCATTTTTTGAATAAGGAGTGTGAAAGATGCTTTAAACAAATTCAACAGAGAAAAGTAAATACATTATATAAAACACAAAATGCATAGACAAATAGGGGCAAAAGCAAATAATATGTACGGTCTTCTTGGGATGTGACAATATGTTATCAAAAACGGACTCCAACAGTGTAATAGTGAGGCAAACCTCAATGAAGAGGTTGAGTCCCTAAACGGGGTTTATGTAATGTAACACTCAGGAAATATAAGAGGGTGACAAGAGTTGGTTACGGATAAGAACTTGCAGGCTTCTAGGGTGGTAAACTTTCAAATATGCATGACATTTTAGGCTAATCTCATATCGAAAAATGAGAGAAACATCAGAACATTATACTCACGCtacaatattaaaataatactcaAGTGCGTACATACATACATTTATCTCCCCGGAGATGCAAAACTTGATCTATTTCTGCATCAATTTAGAACTGAATCCTCTGGAGGTTCACAGCCTGACGCATGATGTCTGCAATATGAAATCTTGAACCTTAGAAATGTCATACGTCAAAAATGCATGTCGTCACAATGTGAGTTCGGGAGCATATGGTTGGAGAAGTTTTCATGGAAAATGAGAACAATAGAGTGACATCCAAGAAAGCAAAATGCAAGAATGGCATTTGCCAAAATTGTTTAGTTGATGGAATATCTCGATTAAAAAAGAGTCATCATCAGTAACAACTTGCTAAGACGAGGATAATGTTTGTCAATCCTGTTCAATTGATGAAGAAGGGAGTTTCTTTCTCCATCAAACAGTTCTCATCAAGGAAGTTGCTTCGGCAAAATGCAAATGAAATCTCAGGGAAGGAGCTTACAGGAtggataaatatttaaattcaatcAGTCACTTTATGATAGCACATGAATAAAAGGTCAAAGAAATGAGTGCAATCAGCAAATATCACACTTTTATACCAAACACAGAAAATCACTGATCACAAGATACAACCGATTATACATGACAGTTGTAAGTACAATTCTGATCACTCCTTGCAATCACTATCAACCATATTACAGGATAAGATAAGATTATGAgaactaattaaaattaataagaacTCTGATGAACTCTAGCACCCTTCATGAAATCATTATGCAAGaatagaagaaagtaaagactGAGATTAGATGGTAAGAAACATATTAAAGTTCAGTCGGTGGCTCTGAGCTATCTACGTCATTGCACATAATGTTGAGTCTTGGCATCTTTCAAGTTGATGTTAGATGCTAATGGAGTTGTATTCTGGGTAAATAACTTGCATTACGCACAACCTAAGATACATGTTGGAAAGTTATCTAAATAGACCTATAATCTCTTGAATTCATGCAATTTAGCAAAAGAATAGAACACAATGTAAGTAGAGGATTCACATAAGCAATACCAAACAAATTAGGATGAAGGTTTAGCTATTGTTGGTAGACTTACTGGTTGAGGCATTCAATAATGTAGAATTCTCCACATAATGGTGCTTTTAACTTCTTCAGGTCTACCGCCAAGAGATGTTCAGCAATGTATAACACTAGACAAGCAACAGTATTTCCCCTTATAGAAGAACAATAGGTCTGAAAGTCCAAGTCATTTGAGTTTCATTGCTGGTGAAAttattaatagataatatacaTTGACGAAACAACTACCTTTTCACACCCAGGAATTATGCTCTAACTTATGACTGTTAAATCATCATCCTCAGCTGCTGATAAGTCACATGAAACAGTGAATGCATCTATCCTTTTTGTATGACATGTGGAACTATAACCAGGCTTCTTAGAAGCTTGACTATAAAGAATGTTTGCTCAACTTCTTGTCGACTCAAACATTCATCACATCTGCAGGACCAATCATCACCAGGTTCACAGATAGGGTTAAAACTCTATgttcaagaaaatataaagataCAACTTTAGTTCACTTAGTCATTCACACAAACATATTCTTTACAGAGAAAAAGGgaaactatatatatagtaataccATCACAGGAAAGAAAATATGAACCAAACTTCACAGATGCATCAAAACATAATATCATCATCTACGGACACTTTTCATTATCAAACTTGCCATGATTCCAAagttcctctttttttttgagattggtTGATTCCAAAGTTACTCTTACCTCAAAAAGTTCTCCGACTACACACTAGAGCACCTCTCACTGCTAAACTTGCAAACATCTTTCAAACCAGCTTCGGCAGCTCTcgtttttttgaaattggtaacaTGTTATATTCATCAGCACCCTAAAAAAAAGGCCTGGTATATCATATCTACAGATACAGCCTCAAACAGAACTTACAAAGAAGCCATAAAGTCTAGTAATGATTCAACATCATCAACTAACttttctttacaccaaaaatagagaagagaaATGAAGGAGCTCTTGATCTTCTGGATTGAACTGCACCTGCCTTCAAAACATCTTTCATTCATCTCTTTCCAAATTGTCCACCATATGCAAGCTGGAACAATCTTCCACCACTCTTTGTGACAAGTTTCTCCTTGTATATTGTTCCAACTACATATTAGGTCAAACGTACTCTGGGGCATCACCCAAACAATTTGAGCTAATGCTGCAAAAAGTTGCCATAGTTGTCTGGTAAATGAACAATGCAAGAAAAGATGCCCATTGATTTCAGCTTCCTGATGGCATAGAAAACACCTAGAACATAGATGAAAACCCCTTCATTGAAGTTTATCATGAGTGAGACAAGCTTTCCAAACAACTCTCGTGTCAGGATTGACTCTACAGCATAAGCACATCTTTAGATTTTCTATAAGTAAAATAGGAGATGACTAAAGCAAAAGACTTGAAATATCCGTACAAAGGAAAAGTAAATGCTTGCGAGGTCCTGAAAACTGTCCTTTGTGCTCCATGTTTTCATACTTTTGTTGGTCAcattatttgatttttgttaTAATTGAGTTTTGGCCTGTACTTAACTGCTATATCTTAGTTTGtgcattatttgatttttattatattctattGAATGATCAGAACTTGGGCCTGTGTAAATGTATAATTGTagtttaaaaagatattttagcTCAATCCCGGGCTTTCTTTAAAACAAGGTTCTTTGCAAGAAAATATCATATCATTATAATGTAAAACAGGAATTGAGCAAATGTACCTTTGGAAATGTAAATAATAGCGATCCCTAGGACTTTTGCATTGAAAAGCTAGCTAAGAAAGCAAACAGAGATGAACAAATAACTAAGGCTCTTGGTCATGTACCTTTGGAAATTGTGATGCCTTTAAGAAATGAGCAGTTGATTGGTGAAAAAGAAACACATGAGAGTAGTAATGAGCAATcaggtgaagaaaaaaaagtggtGGATTTGCAACTGAGTGTTCAGGtgaagaagaatatgaaaacAGATGACATAGGTGGTAATCAAAGTTAGAGAAGAAAGCATTGAGCATAGAACAAGTGAGGATTCAGCGGAAGAACAAGAATTCTAAGGGTAATCATCAAAAGATAATAGTGATCCCGAGTCT is part of the Solanum stenotomum isolate F172 chromosome 8, ASM1918654v1, whole genome shotgun sequence genome and encodes:
- the LOC125874438 gene encoding protein FANTASTIC FOUR 3-like, with the protein product MSTIVYQDFQSYSDSNIIETTTLKLKVPTPTTIVENINTSNEKCWSSVQNLSSINYSKEMENSYIHRLNEHSLALCTENLGSETGTDQAIDNNIFSFSSREFKTEQSNYKKVVMSYKNTQTSRKLPPLLTTLRGSNSLQCRPYREGGRLVIKAVETPQIRTYFHAERSNGRLRLCFLNDEKSVPTTIDEEDGELEAENDVFEREINDDEERGEEEEEEEEEEENGLYMKRDMDGNNYDIEAEIGIVNCQRVSRCKEGRQGKKTFCDWRNPLWVATS